One window from the genome of Salvia splendens isolate huo1 chromosome 9, SspV2, whole genome shotgun sequence encodes:
- the LOC121747388 gene encoding cytochrome P450 98A2-like, which translates to MAFLLLLLFLPFPALILLHHLYYRLRFRLPPGPRPLPVVGNLYDIKPVRFRCFADWANTYGPIISVWFGTTLNVVVCNTELAKEVLKEKDQQLADRHRSRSAAKFSRDGQDLIWADYGPHYVKVRKVCTLELFTPKRLEALRPIREDEVSAMVESIYNDCISPDNSGKSLLVKKYLGAVAFNNITRLAFGKRFVNSEGIIDKQGQEFKAIVSNGLKLGASLAMAEHIPWLRWMFPLDEDAFAKHGARRDNLTREIMEEHMLAREKDGGAQQHFFDALLTLKDKYDLSEDTIIGLLWDMITAGMDTTAISVEWAMAELIKNPRVQQKAQEELDRVIGHERVITELDFSNLPYLQSVAKEALRLHPPTPLMLPHRASSSVKVGGYDIPKGSNVHVNVWAVARDPAVWKNPSEFRPERFLEEDVDMKGHDFRLLPFGAGRRVCPGAQLGINLVTSMIAHLLHHFNWAPPNGISTEDIDMGENPGLVTYMRTPLEAVPTPRLPATLYKRIAADM; encoded by the exons ATggcttttcttcttctcctcctcttcctcccttTCCCTGCCCTAatcctcctccaccacctctACTACCGCCTCCGATTCCGCCTTCCCCCGGGCCCCCGCCCCCTCCCTGTCGTCGGCAACCTCTACGACATCAAGCCCGTCCGCTTCCGCTGCTTCGCCGACTGGGCCAACACCTACGGCCCGATCATCTCCGTCTGGTTCGGAACAACCCTAAACGTCGTCGTCTGCAACACCGAATTGGCTAAGGAGGTACTCAAGGAGAAGGATCAGCAGCTCGCCGACCGACACCGCAGCCGCTCCGCCGCCAAATTCAGCCGCGATGGCCAGGATCTGATTTGGGCGGATTACGGCCCCCACTATGTTAAAGTGAGGAAGGTGTGTACATTAGAGCTGTTTACCCCCAAACGCCTCGAGGCTTTGAGGCCAATTCGGGAGGATGAAGTCTCCGCCATGGTTGAGTCGATCTACAATGACTGCATTTCTCCCG ACAACTCAGGGAAGAGCTTGTTGGTTAAGAAGTATCTTGGAGCTGTGGCATTCAACAACATTACAAGACTTGCGTTTGGGAAACGATTTGTGAATTCTGAAGGGATAATAGACAAACAAGGCCAGGAATTCAAAGCCATTGTTTCGAATGGATTAAAGCTCGGTGCATCCCTAGCTATGGCCGAGCATATCCCATGGCTCCGTTGGATGTTCCCACTGGATGAAGATGCATTTGCCAAACATGGAGCGCGTAGGGACAATCTCACTCGTGAGATCATGGAAGAGCACATGCTTGCTCGCGAAAAAGATGGAGGAGCCCAACAGCACTTTTTTGATGCTTTGCTGACACTAAAAGATAAATATGATCTGAGTGAGGATACCATTATTGGCCTTCTCTGG GATATGATCACTGCTGGAATGGACACAACTGCAATATCTGTCGAATGGGCCATGGCCGAGCTGATCAAGAATCCGAGGGTCCAACAAAAGGCTCAGGAAGAGCTAGACCGTGTAATTGGCCATGAACGAGTGATCACTGAGCTGGACTTCTCAAACCTTCCCTATCTGCAAAGTGTAGCCAAGGAAGCACTGAGGTTGCATCCTCCAACCCCTCTCATGCTTCCTCACCGTGCCAGCAGCAGCGTGAAGGTCGGCGGCTACGACATCCCCAAGGGATCAAACGTGCACGTCAATGTATGGGCAGTGGCGCGTGATCCTGCAGTATGGAAGAACCCCTCGGAATTCAGGCCAGAGAGGTTCCTCGAGGAGGATGTTGATATGAAGGGACATGATTTCCGTCTCCTTCCCTTTGGTGCCGGAAGAAGAGTATGTCCCGGTGCCCAGCTAGGTATCAATCTGGTCACGTCCATGATCGCCCACCTCTTGCACCACTTCAACTGGGCTCCTCCGAATGGAATCAGCACGGAGGATATCGACATGGGAGAGAATCCCGGTCTCGTGACCTATATGCGGACGCCTTTGGAGGCTGTTCCTACTCCTAGATTACCAGCCACTCTGTACAAGCGTATTGCTGCGGACATGTAA
- the LOC121747390 gene encoding mediator of RNA polymerase II transcription subunit 10b-like — protein sequence MDSSAATTGGGGNSMMISQSTATSPVDSSATTVATSVDDPKQNLGQVINSIQKTLGVLHQLYLTVSSYNIASQLPLLQRMNNLVLELDNMTRLAEKCNIQVPMEVLNLIDDGKNPDEFTRNMLNGCIAKNQITKGKTDAFKGLRKHLLEELEQAFPGEVETYREIRAASAAEAKRLAQSQNMLPNGDAKN from the exons ATGGATTCATCGGCGGCAACCACCGGCGGCGGCGGAAACAGCATGATGATCTCGCAATCAACCGCTACGTCGCCTGTGGATTCTTCTGCCACCACCGTCGCAACCTCAGTTGACGATCCTAAACAGAATTTAGGTCAAGTTATAAATTCAATTCAGAAAACCCTCGGCGTCCTCCACCAGCTCTACCTCACCGTCTCCTCCTACAACATTGCTTCCCAACTCCCTCTCCTCCAGCGCAT GAATAACCTAGTGTTGGAATTGGACAATATGACAAGATTAGCAGAGAAGTGTAACATTCAGGTGCCCATGGAGGTTCTTAA TTTGATAGATGATGGGAAGAATCCTGATGAATTCACACGGAATATGTTGAATGGATGCATTGCCAAGAACCAGATTACGAAAGGGAAAACAGATGCCTTCAAG GGCCTGCGCAAACATCTACTTGAAGAACTGGAGCAGGCATTTCCTGGTGAAGTTGAAACTTATAGGGAGATACGAGCAGCATCTGCGGCC GAGGCTAAACGATTGGCTCAGTCCCAAAATATGCTTCCAAATGGAGATGCGAAAAATTAG
- the LOC121747391 gene encoding ABC transporter G family member 22-like → MEKTANSTTSLIRTKSDQLVETIAAALGAMKSPASSGDAAANSSGNLSRISSRRLTEASPGRNTHIRKSRSAQLKFDVEDLSGGAALSLASSASLGFSFSGFASFTVPADDFADSKPFSDDEIDYEKGG, encoded by the exons ATGGAGAAGACGGCGAATTCGACGACGAGTCTTATCCGGACGAAATCGGACCAGCTGGTGGAGACGATCGCGGCGGCGCTGGGCGCGATGAAGTCTCCGGCGTCGTCTGGCGACGCGGCGGCCAACAGCAGCGGTAATTTGTCGCGGATATCGAGCCGGCGGCTGACGGAGGCGTCGCCGGGGAGGAACACGCACATTCGGAAGTCGAGGAGCGCTCAGCTGAAATTCGACGTCGAAGATTTGAGCGGCGGCGCCGCCTTGAGCCTCGCCTCCAGCGCTAGCCTAGGCTTTTCGTTTAGCGGATTTGCTAGCTTCACTGTTCCCGCCGATGATTTCGCCGATTCGAAGCCGTTTAGCGATGACGAGATCG ATTATGAAAAGGGTGGTTGA